One segment of Mycolicibacterium sp. YH-1 DNA contains the following:
- a CDS encoding helicase-associated domain-containing protein: MTEPNSAIPLGAWLADLSDEQLIRLLELRPDLTQPPPGSIAALAARAQSRQSVKAATDDLDFLHLAVLDALLLLQADAAAVPVAKLLATFGGGKHTAAQITAAIDGLRSRALVWGDPAIRVTAEATSGLPWYPGQVTLESADTDAATIADRLSSLGAAERDLLERLVDGSPVGRTKDAAPGTPPERPVQRLLAAGLLRQVDDDTVILPRLVGQVMRGQQIGPSGIDPPDPVVTTMKPADADATAAGAAIDMLREVEVVLEAMSDAPVPELRNGGLGVREAKRLTKATGIDEQRLGLILEVTAAAGLIAVGLPDPEPADGAGSFWAPTVAADRFIESSTATRWYLLASTWLDLAARPSLIGERGPDGKPYVALSDSLYSTAAPLDRRLFLEVLADLAPGAGVDAASAAAALAWRRPRWSARLQLAPVAALLTEAHAMGVVGRGAIATPIRLLLTDASEDEVTAAMTKVLPKPIDHFLLQADLTVVVPGPLERDLAEKLSTVATVESAGAAMVYRISETTIRRALDGGSTAAELHALFERHSKTPVPQGLTYLIDDVARRHGQLRVGMASSFVRCEDPTLLAQAVAAPAMAAVEMRTLAPTVAVSAAPIADVLAGLRAAGFAPAAEDWSGTIVDIRARGARVAAPSRRRGYRPLSTPNAQTLGAIVAVLRKMASAPVGGSRLDPAEAMAQLQSAAHRQASVVIGYVDAAGVATQRVVAPVNVRGGQLTAYDPAAGRVREFAIHRVTSVVSAESG; this comes from the coding sequence ATGACCGAACCCAACTCCGCGATACCGTTGGGCGCCTGGTTGGCCGACCTGTCCGACGAACAGCTGATCCGACTGCTGGAGTTGCGACCCGACCTCACACAGCCGCCGCCCGGCTCGATCGCGGCCCTGGCCGCCAGGGCGCAGTCCCGACAGTCGGTGAAGGCCGCCACCGACGACCTCGACTTTCTGCACCTGGCCGTCTTGGACGCGCTATTGCTGCTGCAAGCCGACGCCGCGGCGGTGCCCGTGGCCAAGTTGCTCGCGACGTTCGGCGGGGGCAAACACACCGCCGCGCAGATCACGGCGGCCATCGATGGTCTGCGAAGCCGTGCCCTCGTGTGGGGCGATCCCGCCATCCGCGTCACGGCCGAGGCCACGTCGGGTCTGCCGTGGTACCCGGGCCAGGTCACCCTGGAGTCCGCCGACACTGACGCCGCCACCATCGCTGACCGCCTCTCGAGCCTGGGTGCCGCGGAACGCGATCTGCTGGAGCGCCTGGTCGACGGGTCCCCCGTCGGACGGACCAAGGACGCCGCGCCCGGCACACCACCCGAACGCCCCGTGCAGCGGCTGCTTGCGGCGGGCCTGCTGCGACAGGTTGACGACGACACCGTGATCCTGCCGCGCCTGGTCGGCCAGGTGATGCGTGGCCAGCAGATCGGCCCGAGCGGAATCGATCCGCCCGACCCCGTCGTGACCACGATGAAGCCCGCCGACGCCGACGCGACCGCCGCGGGTGCGGCCATCGACATGCTGCGCGAGGTCGAGGTGGTGCTGGAGGCGATGTCGGACGCACCGGTGCCCGAACTGCGCAACGGCGGTCTCGGGGTGCGCGAGGCCAAGCGACTCACCAAGGCGACCGGCATCGACGAGCAACGCCTCGGGCTGATCCTCGAGGTCACCGCGGCGGCGGGCCTGATCGCGGTGGGCCTGCCCGACCCCGAACCCGCCGACGGGGCGGGCAGCTTCTGGGCTCCCACGGTGGCGGCCGACCGGTTCATCGAGTCCTCGACGGCCACCCGCTGGTACCTGCTGGCCTCGACATGGCTTGACCTGGCGGCGCGCCCCAGCCTCATCGGTGAGCGCGGACCCGACGGCAAGCCGTATGTCGCGTTGTCCGACTCCCTGTACTCGACCGCCGCACCGCTGGATCGACGCTTGTTCCTTGAGGTTCTCGCGGACCTGGCGCCCGGTGCAGGCGTCGACGCCGCCAGTGCCGCCGCGGCGCTGGCGTGGCGACGGCCGCGGTGGTCGGCACGACTTCAGCTCGCACCCGTCGCGGCGCTGCTCACCGAGGCGCATGCCATGGGCGTCGTCGGCCGCGGCGCGATCGCCACGCCGATCCGACTGCTGCTCACCGACGCGTCCGAGGACGAGGTCACGGCGGCGATGACCAAAGTGCTGCCCAAGCCCATCGACCACTTCCTCCTCCAGGCCGACCTGACCGTCGTCGTGCCCGGCCCGCTGGAACGCGATCTGGCGGAGAAACTCTCAACGGTCGCCACCGTCGAGTCGGCTGGCGCGGCGATGGTGTACCGGATCAGCGAGACGACGATCCGGCGGGCACTCGACGGCGGGTCCACGGCGGCCGAATTGCACGCGTTGTTCGAGCGCCATTCCAAGACACCCGTGCCGCAGGGCCTGACCTACCTCATCGACGACGTCGCGCGACGCCACGGCCAGCTGCGGGTCGGAATGGCGTCGTCATTCGTCCGGTGCGAGGACCCCACCCTGTTGGCCCAGGCGGTCGCCGCGCCCGCGATGGCGGCCGTGGAGATGCGGACACTGGCTCCCACTGTGGCGGTATCGGCGGCCCCGATCGCCGACGTGCTCGCCGGCCTGCGCGCGGCAGGCTTCGCACCCGCCGCCGAGGACTGGTCGGGAACGATCGTCGATATCCGGGCCCGAGGCGCGCGGGTGGCGGCCCCGAGCCGCAGGCGCGGCTACCGGCCGCTGTCGACGCCGAACGCACAGACCCTCGGAGCGATCGTCGCGGTGCTGCGCAAGATGGCGTCCGCGCCGGTCGGTGGGTCGCGGCTGGACCCCGCGGAGGCGATGGCCCAGCTGCAGTCAGCTGCGCACCGGCAGGCGTCGGTGGTCATCGGTTACGTCGACGCGGCCGGTGTCGCGACGCAACGGGTGGTGGCCCCCGTCAACGTCCGGGGCGGCCAACTGACCGCGTATGACCCGGCGGCGGGCCGGGTGCGCGAGTTCGCGATTCACCGCGTGACGTCGGTGGTGTCGGCCGAGTCGGGATAA